Proteins found in one Buchnera aphidicola str. G002 (Myzus persicae) genomic segment:
- the ligA gene encoding NAD-dependent DNA ligase LigA, whose product MTSIKNKIDKLRKKILRYEYFYHQLDKSIISDAEYDYLLDQLYNLELDNKEFITPDSPTQRVGSNLTNKFKKITHFFPMLSLDNTFTLKGYLEFEKRIKKSFNNILISLCCELKIDGIAISIIYEKGIFVRAATRGDGYQGENITSNARMIKSIPLKLTGLDIPKRLEVRGEVFMLKSDFLTLNKQCKIKNNKSFSNPRNAAAGSLRHIDPTITAERKLMFFCHGCYFFSKKIKFTTHYEQLIQCHTWGLPVNQDMINCLQYEEVFHFYKEFEQKRHLLDFDIDGIVVKVNSIDFQNKLGVHTKAPRWAIAFKFFSSERITRLNDVKFQVGRTGIITPVAYFEPVYISGVTIKQASLHNKSEIERLDLHINDHVVICRSGDVIPKLLSVVSDYREKNATKIIFPTLCPVCHTKLLENKEEKIIRCHAGLTCDPQKRKSLCHFFSKKALNVRSLGPKIINSLIKKGYVNNPIDFFYLTSNDLINLRNIGDKKSIEVIDSINQCKKTTFKRFIYALGISNVGEIASEKIANYFITLDQLLNTNISELKNIHGVGKIVATNILNYLSITCNREMVIKLVKKIGIFWNDTRFLIKSYKKTYFFDKRIVLTGVFTFYSRIELKKILTNLGAKVFSTICKNTDILIYGKKFGSKFFKAKSLNIKLISEKELISLI is encoded by the coding sequence ATGACATCTATTAAAAACAAAATTGATAAATTGCGCAAAAAAATTTTAAGATATGAATATTTTTATCATCAATTAGATAAATCAATTATTTCTGATGCAGAATATGATTACTTACTTGATCAGTTATATAATTTAGAATTAGATAATAAAGAGTTTATTACTCCTGATTCACCGACACAAAGAGTAGGTTCAAATTTAACAAATAAATTCAAAAAAATTACGCATTTTTTCCCTATGTTATCCTTAGATAATACCTTTACTTTAAAAGGTTATTTAGAATTTGAAAAAAGAATTAAAAAATCTTTTAATAATATTCTAATATCTTTATGTTGTGAATTGAAAATAGATGGTATAGCTATTAGTATCATTTATGAAAAAGGAATATTTGTACGAGCTGCAACTCGTGGAGATGGTTATCAAGGAGAAAATATTACTTCTAATGCGCGAATGATAAAATCAATTCCATTAAAATTAACAGGACTCGATATACCTAAAAGATTAGAAGTTCGAGGTGAAGTATTTATGTTAAAATCTGATTTTTTAACATTAAACAAACAATGTAAAATAAAAAACAATAAATCTTTTTCTAATCCTCGAAATGCAGCTGCAGGCTCATTACGTCATATTGATCCTACAATAACAGCTGAAAGAAAATTAATGTTTTTTTGTCATGGTTGTTATTTTTTTAGCAAAAAAATAAAATTCACCACGCATTATGAACAATTAATACAGTGTCATACATGGGGATTACCAGTAAATCAAGATATGATAAATTGCCTACAATATGAAGAAGTTTTTCATTTTTATAAAGAATTTGAACAAAAACGACATCTTCTTGATTTTGATATAGATGGAATTGTTGTTAAAGTTAATTCAATAGATTTTCAAAATAAACTGGGTGTGCATACAAAAGCACCAAGATGGGCTATAGCATTTAAGTTTTTTTCTTCTGAAAGAATAACAAGATTAAACGATGTAAAGTTTCAGGTGGGTAGAACAGGAATAATTACACCTGTTGCTTATTTTGAACCTGTATATATATCTGGTGTGACAATTAAGCAGGCTTCATTACATAATAAAAGTGAAATAGAACGATTAGATTTACATATTAATGATCATGTTGTAATTTGTCGGTCAGGAGATGTTATACCAAAATTATTAAGTGTTGTTTCAGATTATCGTGAGAAAAATGCAACAAAAATTATATTTCCTACATTATGTCCTGTTTGCCATACAAAATTATTAGAAAATAAAGAAGAAAAAATAATTCGTTGTCATGCTGGACTAACATGCGATCCTCAAAAAAGAAAATCATTATGTCATTTTTTTTCAAAGAAAGCTTTAAATGTAAGAAGTTTAGGACCTAAAATTATTAATTCACTCATTAAAAAAGGATATGTTAACAATCCAATAGATTTTTTTTATCTTACATCTAATGATTTAATTAATTTGAGAAATATTGGAGATAAAAAAAGTATAGAAGTTATTGATTCGATTAATCAATGTAAGAAAACTACTTTCAAACGTTTTATTTATGCGTTAGGTATTTCTAATGTAGGTGAAATTGCTTCCGAAAAAATTGCAAATTATTTTATCACATTAGATCAATTACTCAATACTAATATTTCAGAATTAAAAAATATACATGGAGTTGGAAAGATAGTTGCAACTAATATATTAAACTATCTCTCTATTACATGTAATCGTGAAATGGTTATTAAACTAGTAAAAAAAATAGGTATTTTTTGGAATGATACAAGATTTCTGATAAAAAGTTATAAAAAAACATATTTTTTTGATAAGAGAATTGTATTAACGGGTGTTTTTACTTTTTATTCAAGAATAGAACTTAAGAAAATTTTAACTAATTTAGGTGCAAAAGTTTTTAGTACCATTTGTAAAAATACTGACATACTGATATATGGTAAAAAATTTGGTTCTAAATTTTTTAAAGCAAAATCGTTAAATATAAAATTGATAAGTGAAAAAGAATTAATTTCTTTAATTTAA
- the fliG gene encoding flagellar motor switch protein FliG: MILNGTEKSALLLMSIGSDQAGEILKNLTPFEVQELITTMLNMKRVSTKKLNETLHECYDLAVKNNAFNCNNSDNYLMDMLTKALGEKKGNSLLQEALEIRNAKICIDKLNYMKPKQIAFLLNNEHSQIITTILIYLDQNHAAKVLSFLSNKKRAEIILRITEFQGIEESSLVELTKFIDTLLKNKKLILSEKGGIKTAAKILNSMKIQDEKETIKKISMFNEELANKILKEMFSFENIVDLDDNYIQLVIKNIEKEKLYIALQDTSASVREKFFKNMTKIESNELLLSLEKKSYISNVAIKNEQKLILIMIKNMAEKKSFSLKNLREYYA, from the coding sequence ATGATTTTAAATGGTACTGAAAAAAGTGCACTATTATTAATGTCAATAGGATCTGATCAAGCAGGAGAGATATTAAAAAATTTAACTCCTTTTGAAGTACAAGAGCTGATCACAACTATGTTAAATATGAAAAGAGTGTCAACTAAAAAATTAAACGAAACACTTCATGAATGTTATGATCTTGCAGTGAAAAACAATGCTTTTAACTGTAATAATAGTGATAATTATCTTATGGATATGTTAACAAAAGCTTTAGGAGAAAAAAAAGGTAATTCTTTGTTACAGGAAGCACTAGAAATTCGTAACGCAAAAATATGTATTGACAAACTAAATTATATGAAACCCAAGCAAATTGCTTTTTTATTAAATAATGAACACTCTCAAATTATTACAACTATACTTATTTATCTAGATCAAAATCATGCCGCTAAGGTTTTGTCGTTCCTTAGCAACAAAAAACGTGCTGAAATTATATTAAGAATTACGGAATTTCAAGGTATTGAAGAGTCTTCTTTAGTAGAGTTAACTAAATTCATTGATACTTTATTAAAAAATAAGAAATTAATTTTATCGGAAAAAGGAGGTATAAAAACCGCAGCTAAAATTTTAAATTCAATGAAAATTCAAGATGAAAAAGAAACAATAAAAAAAATTAGTATGTTTAATGAAGAATTAGCGAATAAGATTCTTAAAGAAATGTTTTCATTTGAAAACATAGTAGATTTAGATGATAATTATATTCAATTAGTGATTAAAAATATTGAAAAAGAAAAATTATATATTGCACTTCAAGATACAAGTGCTTCTGTAAGAGAAAAATTTTTTAAAAATATGACTAAAATAGAATCAAATGAATTATTGCTAAGTTTAGAAAAAAAATCTTATATTTCTAATGTTGCTATAAAAAACGAACAAAAATTAATTTTAATAATGATTAAAAATATGGCAGAGAAAAAATCTTTTTCATTAAAAAATTTAAGAGAATATTATGCCTAA
- the gltX gene encoding glutamate--tRNA ligase, producing MKIKTRFAPSPTGDLHIGSIRTALYSWLFARHHNGEFVLRIEDTDLQRSQKISIDSILQGLEWLGLNWDEGPYFQTKRLDRYKEVINILLEKKNAYKCFCSSQELEEIRTNQIQKGLKPRYPGTCRNLKINHLHNKDYVIRFKNPTTGKVIFNDKIRGDIIFDNSELDDLIIQRSNGIPTYNFCVVIDDLDMKITHVIRGEDHINNTPRQINILKSLGAQIPIYAHLSMILDEEGNKISKRKNALNIIEYYKKGFLPEALLNYIVRLGWSHGDKEIFSLLEMKKLFNLNFISKSSSIVNIKKLLWINKYYINNLSVQHISSLLKDYMEREKIDIHNGPSLELLVKLLRSRCHTLKEMTEFSRYFYEEFDFSDQKLVEKYLTCNNCQILEKIYNKLEKILVWNHLVISEVINNLSKKNQINTKEINMILRIVITGNIYSPSISSVIDLVGQKKTLLRIKKAINYINTLYI from the coding sequence ATGAAAATAAAAACTCGTTTTGCGCCTAGCCCCACTGGGGATTTACATATTGGTAGCATTCGCACTGCTTTATACTCTTGGTTATTTGCAAGGCATCATAATGGAGAATTTGTTCTTCGTATAGAAGATACAGATCTTCAACGTTCTCAAAAAATTTCTATTGATTCTATTTTACAGGGATTAGAATGGTTAGGATTAAATTGGGATGAAGGACCTTATTTTCAAACTAAGAGATTAGATCGCTATAAAGAAGTAATTAACATTCTTTTAGAAAAAAAAAATGCATATAAATGTTTTTGTTCATCTCAAGAATTAGAAGAAATTAGAACTAATCAAATTCAAAAAGGTTTAAAACCTCGATATCCTGGTACTTGTAGAAATTTAAAAATTAATCATCTTCATAATAAAGATTACGTAATACGATTTAAAAATCCAACTACTGGAAAAGTAATATTTAACGACAAAATTAGAGGAGATATTATTTTTGATAATTCAGAATTAGACGATCTTATTATTCAACGGTCAAACGGAATCCCAACTTATAATTTTTGTGTGGTTATAGACGATTTAGATATGAAGATTACTCATGTAATTCGTGGAGAAGATCATATTAATAATACGCCACGTCAAATTAATATTTTAAAGTCTTTAGGCGCGCAAATACCTATTTATGCTCATTTATCAATGATTTTAGATGAAGAAGGCAATAAAATTTCTAAGAGAAAAAATGCATTAAATATCATTGAGTATTATAAAAAAGGATTTCTACCAGAAGCATTATTAAACTATATAGTCCGATTAGGTTGGTCACATGGTGATAAAGAAATTTTTAGTCTATTAGAAATGAAAAAGTTATTTAATTTAAATTTTATTAGCAAATCTTCTAGTATTGTAAATATAAAAAAGCTTTTATGGATTAATAAGTATTATATTAATAATCTATCAGTACAACATATTTCTAGCCTTCTTAAAGATTATATGGAAAGAGAAAAAATTGATATTCATAATGGTCCTAGTTTAGAATTATTAGTAAAATTATTAAGAAGTCGTTGTCACACATTAAAAGAAATGACAGAATTTTCTCGTTATTTTTATGAAGAATTTGATTTTTCTGATCAAAAATTAGTAGAGAAATATTTGACATGTAATAATTGTCAGATTTTAGAAAAGATATATAACAAATTAGAAAAAATATTGGTTTGGAATCATTTAGTGATATCTGAAGTTATTAATAACTTATCAAAAAAAAATCAAATTAATACAAAAGAAATAAACATGATTTTACGTATTGTAATCACAGGTAATATTTACTCGCCGAGTATCAGTTCTGTGATTGATTTAGTTGGTCAAAAAAAAACTTTATTGAGAATAAAAAAAGCAATTAATTATATTAATACTTTATATATTTGA
- the fliE gene encoding flagellar hook-basal body complex protein FliE encodes MFIKNINYHNIHTKINFLNKNINTENNIESNHFIDYIKTALGEISNIQNNAKKDSEKFTLNQSGISLNDVMINLEKSTLSMQMAIQVRNKIISAYQEIMNQQI; translated from the coding sequence ATGTTTATTAAAAATATTAATTATCACAACATTCACACAAAAATTAATTTTTTAAATAAAAATATAAATACAGAAAATAATATAGAATCAAATCATTTTATCGACTATATAAAAACGGCATTAGGAGAAATTAGCAATATTCAAAACAATGCAAAAAAAGATTCTGAAAAATTTACATTAAATCAATCAGGAATCTCTTTGAATGATGTAATGATAAATTTAGAAAAGTCTACTCTTTCTATGCAAATGGCCATTCAAGTAAGAAATAAAATTATTTCTGCTTATCAAGAAATAATGAATCAACAAATTTAA
- the fliF gene encoding flagellar basal-body MS-ring/collar protein FliF, with the protein MNFSAIEDSVLEEKKKFNNFFSRFLKNSRVLIILLTASVITAVSVSIWIKSPEYQVLYNHLSNEDGGAIINQLNQMKIPYQFTDVSGQISVPKNKVYDIRLRLAEKNLPRGGGVGFELLDKEKFGISQFNEQINYQRALEGELARTIQRINIIKNARIHLVFPKSSLFLQDKKKSSASVVLELQPGQVLNSEQINSILHILSSSVSNLSSQNITIVDQFGQLLNQPFLEYQKVNNVQFKYSEDIESRYSNRIKEILEPLVGIGNVHAQVTAQIDFNSQEETQEKYLPNTNHKNQAIRSYQKSIHDQVQKKEIVTSLSNNTPSDSLKNKYTNTMNNGFNFVKNNTKVNNFDNPINSNINRDNTINYELNHSISHTKMNVGEIKRLSAAVIINFTKDKNGKSIPFATDKIKNIEHLIRETIGYSKSRGDSVHVVNALFAKHQEKMPIPLKHPSPLQFSYILFSLTPWFLSALFLCLLLKKYICPVSRNNVTNNRINNEKKYTEKYENIEKNTFQENIKNNFNTDTLIHQICNISNQNPRTIALIIRKWMSDKI; encoded by the coding sequence ATGAATTTCAGTGCTATAGAAGATTCAGTTTTAGAAGAGAAAAAAAAATTTAATAATTTTTTTTCTCGTTTTTTAAAAAATTCTCGTGTTTTAATTATTTTATTAACAGCTTCAGTTATTACCGCTGTCTCTGTTTCAATATGGATTAAATCTCCCGAGTATCAAGTTTTATATAATCATTTATCTAATGAAGATGGTGGAGCTATTATTAATCAGTTAAATCAAATGAAAATTCCTTATCAGTTTACTGATGTGTCAGGTCAAATATCTGTTCCGAAAAATAAAGTTTATGATATTCGCTTACGTTTAGCAGAAAAAAATCTTCCTAGAGGTGGAGGAGTTGGTTTCGAACTATTAGATAAAGAGAAATTTGGAATTAGTCAGTTTAACGAACAAATAAATTACCAACGTGCTTTAGAAGGAGAACTCGCTCGAACCATACAAAGAATTAATATTATTAAAAATGCGAGAATACATCTAGTATTTCCTAAATCATCATTGTTCTTACAAGATAAAAAAAAATCTTCGGCTTCAGTTGTTTTGGAACTACAGCCCGGACAAGTATTAAATTCAGAACAAATTAATTCAATATTACATATTCTTTCGAGTAGTGTATCGAATCTTTCATCTCAAAATATTACAATTGTAGATCAATTTGGACAATTATTAAATCAGCCTTTTTTAGAATATCAAAAAGTTAATAATGTACAATTTAAATATTCTGAAGATATTGAATCTCGTTATAGTAATAGAATAAAAGAAATTTTAGAACCATTAGTTGGTATTGGGAATGTACATGCTCAAGTAACTGCTCAGATTGATTTTAATTCTCAAGAAGAAACACAAGAAAAATATTTACCGAATACTAATCATAAAAATCAAGCAATAAGATCCTATCAAAAAAGTATTCATGATCAAGTGCAAAAAAAAGAGATAGTGACATCTTTATCCAATAATACACCTTCTGATAGTCTGAAAAATAAATATACTAACACAATGAATAATGGATTTAATTTTGTCAAAAATAATACAAAAGTAAATAATTTTGATAATCCTATAAATTCTAATATTAATCGTGATAATACGATAAATTATGAGTTAAATCATAGTATTTCACATACTAAAATGAATGTAGGAGAAATTAAAAGATTATCTGCTGCAGTTATTATAAATTTCACTAAAGATAAAAATGGAAAATCTATTCCTTTTGCGACAGATAAAATAAAGAATATTGAACATTTAATACGTGAAACAATAGGATATTCTAAATCTCGAGGAGATAGTGTTCATGTCGTTAATGCATTATTTGCTAAACATCAAGAAAAAATGCCTATTCCACTAAAACATCCGAGTCCATTGCAATTTTCATATATATTATTTAGTTTAACACCTTGGTTTCTTTCTGCTTTATTTCTATGTCTTTTATTAAAAAAATACATTTGTCCTGTTTCAAGAAATAATGTTACAAACAATAGAATAAATAATGAAAAAAAGTATACAGAAAAATATGAAAATATAGAAAAAAATACTTTTCAAGAAAATATTAAAAATAATTTCAATACAGATACATTAATTCATCAAATTTGCAATATATCTAATCAAAATCCGCGTACTATAGCGTTAATTATTCGTAAATGGATGAGTGATAAAATATGA
- a CDS encoding flagellar assembly protein FliH, with amino-acid sequence MPNLTLEKKWTRWYPKKISFKNKEKNKKFLYFSSQLTQEDFFIDQNNKGKKDDSQTYQKSEIIDLTTTKEYKIGFKKGFLEASQDNIILKKKLNSFLLDFEKSFSIFQNTLSSRLLKIVLIVTSYVIGKKTDANESFLIKHIKKIIQKDGIFLKKPHLFIHPNNKDLIEKTFENFLNTYQWKLVCDDSLELNSFRIKSASSNIDATVDARWQELCRLIDLEE; translated from the coding sequence ATGCCTAATTTGACATTAGAAAAAAAATGGACACGATGGTATCCTAAAAAAATATCTTTTAAAAATAAAGAAAAAAATAAGAAATTTTTATATTTTTCTTCTCAATTGACTCAAGAAGATTTTTTTATAGACCAAAATAATAAAGGAAAAAAAGACGATTCTCAAACTTATCAAAAATCAGAAATAATAGATTTAACAACAACAAAAGAATACAAAATAGGTTTCAAAAAAGGTTTTTTAGAAGCTTCACAAGATAATATTATATTGAAAAAAAAATTAAATAGTTTTTTGTTAGATTTTGAAAAATCTTTTTCTATCTTTCAAAATACACTTTCTTCTCGTTTATTAAAAATAGTATTAATAGTTACATCTTATGTAATCGGAAAAAAAACTGATGCGAATGAGTCATTTTTAATTAAACATATAAAAAAAATTATTCAAAAAGATGGTATTTTTTTAAAAAAACCACATCTTTTTATTCATCCGAACAATAAAGATTTAATAGAAAAAACATTTGAAAACTTTTTAAATACCTATCAATGGAAATTAGTATGTGATGATAGTTTAGAACTAAATAGTTTTAGAATTAAGTCAGCAAGTAGTAATATAGATGCTACCGTAGATGCAAGATGGCAAGAATTATGTCGTCTTATTGACTTAGAGGAATAA